One window from the genome of Tamandua tetradactyla isolate mTamTet1 unplaced genomic scaffold, mTamTet1.pri scaffold_133_ctg1, whole genome shotgun sequence encodes:
- the LOC143673121 gene encoding uncharacterized protein LOC143673121, with product MFCRPPTPRARPSSRHPGRRLGFPASAEGSRAARSLRLLRGQEAHGQSQGCLRRTAWCPAGWDVPVSGIGFLLSRFPGPRLQPGPGRCCTQPGAPSRRGPWPFGSCGEEALHHGNVRMLAGEWRSGAGSGAVRAWMGDRL from the exons ATGTTCTGCCGACCCCCAACACCCAGAGCGCGACCGTCTAGCCGACACCCGGGGCGACGGCTGGGCTTTCCTGCCAGCGCTGAGGGCAGCAGAGCCGCGAGGTCTCTGCGACTCCTGAGAGGACAGGAGGCGCATGGCCAAAGTCAGGGCTGTTTGAGAAGGACTGCCTGGTGTCCTGCCGGGTGGGACGTCCCCGTTTCAGGGATCGGTTTCCTGCTGAGTCGCTTCCCAGGTCCCAGGCTGCAACCTGGCCCCGGACGGTGCTGCAcccagcccggggcgccaagccgCAGAGGGCCCTGGCCGTTTGGGAGCTGTGGTGAGGAGGCGCTGCACCACGGCAACG TGCGCATGCTCGCGGGCGAGTGGCGAAGCGGAGCAGGGTCAGGCGCAGTTCGGGCTTGGATGGGAGACCGCCTGTAG